One genomic segment of Amycolatopsis sp. Hca4 includes these proteins:
- a CDS encoding RNA polymerase sigma factor yields the protein MDTTSLLEAAARGDQAAWDALVDRYASLLWSVARAHRLSDADAADVVQTTWLKLVENLGRIKDPERLPGWLGTTTRHECLRRLRHTDRERPTDDQVWQNEPSSGAGVDAALLLSERDAALWRALDKLSDQCRRLLRVLMATPPPSYAEVAEALDMPVGSIGPTRQRCLGRLRERAGQAGLGTEDRT from the coding sequence GTGGACACCACGAGCCTGCTCGAGGCGGCCGCACGCGGCGACCAGGCGGCGTGGGACGCCCTCGTCGACCGGTACGCCAGCCTGCTCTGGTCGGTCGCCCGCGCCCACCGGCTGTCCGACGCCGACGCGGCCGACGTCGTCCAGACGACCTGGCTGAAGCTCGTCGAGAACCTCGGCCGCATCAAGGACCCGGAGCGGCTGCCCGGCTGGCTGGGCACCACCACCAGGCACGAGTGCCTGCGCCGGCTCCGCCACACCGACCGCGAGCGCCCGACCGACGACCAGGTCTGGCAGAACGAGCCCTCCTCCGGTGCGGGCGTCGACGCGGCCCTGCTGCTCAGCGAGCGGGACGCGGCCCTCTGGCGCGCGCTGGACAAGCTGTCGGACCAGTGCCGCCGGCTGCTGCGCGTGCTGATGGCGACGCCCCCGCCGTCGTACGCGGAGGTGGCGGAGGCCCTCGACATGCCGGTCGGCAGCATCGGCCCGACCCGCCAGCGCTGCCTCGGCCGGCTGCGCGAGCGGGCCGGCCAGGCCGGGCTCGGAACGGAGGACCGCACGTGA